One region of Chitinophagales bacterium genomic DNA includes:
- a CDS encoding hypothetical protein (possible pseudo, frameshifted) has translation MKIVVPKVIPELNYAIYILFEHILGLSYQIELSESQSNSVKIYLLNGNELEITLDSWMLNPSYNKDFIPQKINVLDKKLNPFSSSNEVPVIFGSSKLLISDKKIKLHADFLTSSFFMLTRWEESVLSNRDSYGRFPLYSALSFRESFYRLPVVDEYAEILWNMLKFLGINQERKTWHFRFIPTHDIDNPRKWRGLHTLLRTLGGDLIKRRRFGSARRSWTSFWRTWNGKENDPYDTFDYLMDCSERYGWQSHFFFHCGGSHPLDREALPPSHPIVRQILGKIDARGHSIGFHPSLRGPHE, from the coding sequence ATGAAAATAGTCGTACCCAAAGTCATTCCTGAGCTTAATTACGCAATATACATATTGTTTGAGCACATACTAGGGCTTTCTTATCAGATTGAACTTTCTGAGAGTCAAAGCAATTCGGTAAAAATATATCTACTCAATGGCAATGAATTGGAAATTACATTGGATTCGTGGATGCTTAATCCATCGTATAATAAAGATTTTATCCCTCAAAAAATCAATGTGCTGGATAAAAAGTTAAATCCCTTCAGCTCTTCCAATGAAGTGCCAGTAATTTTCGGTAGTTCTAAATTGCTTATAAGCGATAAAAAAATCAAGTTGCACGCGGACTTTCTTACATCCTCATTTTTCATGCTTACAAGATGGGAGGAAAGTGTTCTGAGCAATAGAGATAGCTATGGCAGATTCCCACTCTACTCAGCACTTTCTTTTCGAGAGAGTTTTTATAGGCTTCCAGTAGTCGATGAGTATGCAGAAATATTATGGAATATGCTTAAATTTCTTGGCATCAACCAAGAAAGAAAGACATGGCATTTTAGGTTTATCCCTACCCACGACATCGACAATCCCCGGAAGTGGCGAGGCCTGCATACGCTATTGCGCACCCTTGGAGGTGACTTGATCAAACGGCGGCGGTTTGGGTCGGCACGTCGCTCATGGACGAGCTTCTGGCGCACATGGAATGGAAAAGAAAACGACCCTTACGATACGTTCGATTACCTGATGGATTGCAGCGAACGATATGGTTGGCAATCCCACTTCTTTTTCCACTGCGGAGGAAGCCATCCACTCGACCGGGAAGCCCTGCCTCCTTCCCATCCCATCGTTCGACAAATACTCGGGAAAATAGATGCCCGCGGCCACTCGATCGGCTTTCATCCGAGCTTACGAGGCCCACACGAATGA
- a CDS encoding glycosyl transferase, protein MKKVKILHVENSCWDIYKFRTPMLEQMKEMGMEVILVAPLDEYFGRIDTALYDGYIETNTLKAQRISPLADLRYLLELKKILLREKPDLALFYTIKPSIYGGFASQWTGTTAIAFLTGLGYTFYNGKFLRRLVTWMSKKAFRRLEKVVVLNKDDRQKLIETGVCGPEKLFILPSEGIDTIHFNPMPKTNNSDKFIFLFIGRLIAAKGIRELIAATKVLKSEGLNFECWIVGDFNYANPSVISQKELNTWIAEKYIRYLGPTDDVRQFIRNADVIVLPSHFYEGKPRVLQEAMAMAKPIITTFTPGCREMVIHGENGLLVPPGDAMALSEAMRYMMELPKEAIENMGINGLKLVESNYSEIICKSIFKTIILHSLNTNEKKIEDKLSKVGTTEIM, encoded by the coding sequence ATGAAAAAGGTGAAAATCCTCCACGTCGAAAATTCCTGTTGGGACATATACAAATTCCGCACGCCCATGCTCGAACAGATGAAAGAAATGGGCATGGAGGTCATACTGGTGGCACCACTGGATGAATATTTTGGAAGAATAGACACAGCCCTATACGACGGCTATATCGAAACAAATACCCTCAAAGCCCAACGAATTTCTCCCCTTGCAGATCTGCGCTATTTGTTGGAGTTAAAGAAAATCCTCCTTCGGGAAAAGCCCGACCTGGCATTGTTCTACACAATCAAGCCAAGCATTTACGGGGGATTTGCTTCCCAATGGACCGGTACAACTGCTATTGCGTTCTTAACCGGGCTGGGTTACACCTTCTACAATGGCAAATTCCTAAGGCGTTTGGTGACTTGGATGAGTAAAAAGGCTTTTAGGAGATTGGAGAAGGTAGTGGTCCTGAACAAAGACGATAGACAAAAGTTGATCGAAACAGGGGTCTGTGGGCCCGAGAAATTGTTCATCCTTCCATCAGAGGGGATAGACACAATTCACTTCAATCCAATGCCAAAGACGAATAACAGCGATAAATTTATTTTCCTATTCATTGGAAGACTTATTGCCGCAAAAGGAATAAGAGAATTAATAGCTGCGACCAAAGTGCTCAAATCCGAAGGACTAAATTTTGAATGTTGGATTGTTGGAGATTTCAACTATGCCAATCCTTCAGTCATTTCTCAAAAGGAACTGAATACATGGATCGCTGAAAAATACATCAGATACCTTGGACCGACAGACGATGTGCGACAATTCATTCGAAATGCAGATGTAATTGTTTTGCCATCTCATTTTTACGAAGGCAAACCACGAGTCTTGCAGGAAGCCATGGCCATGGCCAAGCCCATCATCACCACATTTACACCTGGCTGCCGGGAAATGGTGATTCATGGCGAAAATGGCTTGCTGGTGCCGCCCGGCGATGCCATGGCACTGTCCGAAGCCATGCGGTACATGATGGAATTGCCAAAGGAAGCCATAGAAAATATGGGGATTAATGGATTGAAACTTGTTGAATCAAACTATTCCGAAATAATTTGTAAATCGATCTTCAAAACGATAATTCTGCACAGTTTGAACACAAACGAGAAAAAGATAGAAGATAAATTATCTAAAGTTGGCACAACTGAAATTATGTAA
- a CDS encoding hypothetical protein (possible pseudo, frameshifted) has protein sequence MPAATRSAFIRAYEAHTNEERFNEELELLRQHAPQEIKCGRQHFLRFEVPITWRLWADAGMAWDSTMVYPEEAGFRCGICREFPVFDIGRRKMLPLQEVPITLMETSWMRYNPKSPDRFLEDARHLLGIVKKYRGTFVLLWHNSTLGFSPQDEARGLYERILSLAAEDPR, from the coding sequence ATGCCCGCGGCCACTCGATCGGCTTTCATCCGAGCTTACGAGGCCCACACGAATGAAGAGCGTTTCAACGAAGAGTTGGAATTGCTTCGCCAGCATGCTCCCCAAGAAATCAAATGCGGCAGGCAGCATTTCCTGCGTTTCGAAGTGCCGATCACCTGGCGACTGTGGGCCGATGCAGGCATGGCGTGGGACAGCACGATGGTCTATCCGGAAGAAGCAGGCTTCCGCTGTGGGATATGCCGGGAATTTCCCGTTTTCGACATCGGCCGGCGGAAAATGCTGCCGCTACAGGAAGTCCCTATCACCCTCATGGAAACTTCGTGGATGCGCTACAACCCCAAGTCGCCCGATCGCTTTCTCGAGGATGCCCGCCATCTGCTCGGAATCGTGAAAAAGTACCGGGGAACCTTTGTGCTGCTCTGGCACAATTCTACGCTCGGTTTCTCCCCCCAAGATGAAGCCAGAGGCCTCTATGAGCGAATACTCTCCTTGGCTGCTGAAGATCCACGCTGA